Within Leptospira dzoumogneensis, the genomic segment ACTCTCTCTCAATCCGATTGCCTCTCTATTGATACGGAATCCAGCGGTTATTACACCTACTATTCCAAAGTTTGTCTTATCCAAATATCCTCTAAGGGTAAAAATTATATCTTTGACCCTATTCGTTTGGATGATCTCTCCGGGTTAGGACCTCTATTCGAGAATCCCAGCATTTTAAAAATATTTCATTCCGCTTCGGACGATATCAAAGCTCTGAAAAGAGACTTCGGTTTCAAGTTTATAAACATCGCGGACACGATGTTCAGCTCTCGTTTATTAGACTTAGAACAGAACTCTTTGTTATATCTTGTGGAACATTACCACAAGGTCAAACTTTCGAAGAAGGAGCAAAAATCCAACTGGGAAAAGCGCCCTCTGGAAAAAAGTCAGCTCCAATACGCAGCCTTGGACACAGTTTATCTGGAATCCATTTGGACCAAAATGAGCGAGGAACTCGGAAAACGTAAATTGTTAGACGAAGCGGTTTCCGAGTTCGCAAAAATCGCGGAAGAAGAGCCGGAACCTTTCGAAGGATTTTCCATCAATTTGGAAAAATTCCCCAATGTTCTAGAATTAGGTTCCGACGAAAGAAGAGCACTTCACGATACTCTTGGCTTCCGAGACGAAAAAGCTAAGAAACTAAACAAGGCCCCGTTCAGAGTTTGGAATAATGACAAGGTTTTGGAATTAGTCAAGTCACGCGGAGAGTTGAATAAACTCGTAGACATAGTAGGCAAAAAAGACGCCGAAAATTTATACCAGGTTTATAAAAACCCGAGCGGCCCTCCTATCCAGAAAAACGATCTATTCAAAAGATCTACTGAAGATTTAGCAGGGGAAGAAGCTGATAGATTTAAAAGATTAAGGCAGTGGAGAGAAACAATCATGTCCATTCGCCGGATGGGTCACAACTTGATGCCGTCTAATAAGAATATCGCGGAGATTGCAAAAAGAAATCCTAAGTCTATAGAAGAGTTAAAAGAACTAGGTATCTTTTCCAATTGGAAGGTAGAAAATTACGGACCTTCCATTATAGCAGCAATGCAATCTAAACCCTACGAGACTACCTTGTCCGGTTTAATCCCGATCAAAAAGAAATTTGATTAGATTAGAATTAGATAAACTAAAAAAGGAACTTCCCCTTCTACCGGAAGGAGAACCGAATTTGCCGGAAGATGTAGCACATTCTTCCGTGGTTATGCCTGTGTTCCATAAGAACGGACAGGATGGTTTCCTTCTTCAAAAAAGAAATCCAAACCTTGCATCTCACCCAGGACAGATCTCTTTTCCGGGCGGAGTCAAAGATCTAGAAGATAAGGACCTACTGCATACGGCTCTTAGGGAATGGGAAGAAGAGATGGGAGCCCCCGACAAAGAATTATCCGTGATCGGAAATTACAGAGGACAGCTCACTCATACCGGATTTCATATCACTCCATTCTTAGCTAAATACTCCGGAGATTTTAGATTCGAATTCAATCCGGAAGAAGTAGAAAGAATTATCATACTGGAGTTAGACAGACTTTGGGAGGCCCCTTTTTATAGTATTAAGGGAAGAAGGAAACCTGACTCACCTTTATTAGAAGTATTCTATTTCGATATCGAGGAAGGACTTTTATGGGGAGCCACTGCAAGGATCATTGTGGACTTCTTAAGAGAACATGCAGGCTTCGATCGTTCTCCCATTTTAAGAACTCCTAATCTGAGTTCAGCGCCGTTCTTGGACGTGAAAAAGTACGAATAGTTTCCGCATAAAACGAAAGATCCAAGGTTTTTACTTTTTCTTTCTTTCTATTTTTTTGTCTCATCTCCCAATTTTTCTTCTAACCCTTACGTCTCTAAAAAATGTAGTCCTACGAGGTTTTCCACTTTAGGGATTCCAAAAGTGGACCGAAATTATATACGACATAATTTAAAACCCTTTTCCGGGAGTTTTAAAGTTCGTATTCGAACTTCGAAAGGCATTTTACATAGGAGCATTCCAATGAGCAAAATTAAGGATCTATTTAATTCGGACATCCGCACTAGTTATTTAAAAGAAAGCTGGAAAGAAGAGGACTGGTACGAGTCTCTCGCCGGTAGACCAGGCATAGAACAGAAAATCCCATACTTTAAAAAAGAAACTTCCTCTCTCAAGGTGGCGGTTCTTAGCAGATGACTCCGGAAGAAAAGGAAGCCCTCTTTCGCAGTCTAGAACAAATTAGGATCGCCATCCAAGCCGGTCAGCCTGGTGGAGAATACAAAGCGATCCTGTATAGTATTCCGATCGTAGGGATCATCTTCGGATGGTTATTATTATTCTTCCTATTCTTTTGGTGGTATCGTCAGAGAATGGCGATCATCAAAGCAGGCCTTTATCAAAAAGAAAAATTTGATCTGCGTCTTTATTCATTCTTCTTAGGACTTATACTTACCTTCGTCGGTGTAGCACTTTCCGTTACTTTCATTCTAGTATTAGGAAAATCCTTAGCGATGCTCGGAGGATTGATCCCTCTCGGGACTGGTCTTGGTCTTCTCTGTTATTATAAATGGTCCCCTAGGAAGTGAATCGGCTCTTCCCAAATCCGATCCTTTAAAATAGGTTTATTATTACTCCCATGAAACCGGAAGAACCCATCCTATGCGATCCGGAGGATTGGGCCAATATTCAAAAAGTTCTAGCCGGAGATTTTGAATCATTCGAACAGCTCGTATTAAAATACGAGGCGATGGTTTATTCTCAGGCAAAAAAAGCATTTCGTAACGAAGCGGAAGCAGAGGACTTTACTCAGGATGTTTTCCTAAAGGCATTCGAAGGATTATCCACATTTAGAGGAAAATCCAAATTCTCCACTTGGGTCTTCTCCATTGCAAGAAACGAGATCATACGCAGATACCGTAAAGAACACCCTGAAATAGACGCTCCTATAGACACATTATCCAGCGATAAGCTGGGAGATAATTTCTCCTCTCAAGAATCCGAAGTATTAGAAAAAGAAACCACTGAAAAGATCAGATCTTTGGTGAATAAGTTACCCGAACTATATCGGAAACCTATATCGTTACATTACTTTGAAAATATGTCCTATAAAGATATCTCCGAAAATTTAAACTTGAAAATGAATACCTTAAAGAGTTATATTTTTCGAGGGAAAGAAATCCTACGCGATTGGCTGAAGAAAGACGATGAGCACGGAAAAAGATAAACTTCCCGACGAGCTGCGGGAGCAATTGGATTTTTTTGTAAAACCTCCCGAAGGCAGGGTGAATGACGATGTACCACCCATGCTTAAGAAAAAAGTAATGCTTCATTTGATCCATCTGAGGCATATCCGGCTGATCTTGATCACAATTCTGATCTTGGCTTTTTCTCCTTTAACAGTTCTCCTTTTTACGGATTGGAATTTTCTCTTCCAAACAGGGATTTTACATGCGATTCTAGCTACTAGCGGCTTTTTGTTCCTGCTTTTTACGGTTCTAATAGGGATTTATCTTGTGCAAAATAAGAGCCCCTATACCAAGGAATGGAAAAACAAGTTAGGATTCGACGAATGAAATATTTCAGTTTTGGGATCGCCTTATCTTTATTACTTACCTTCGGAAACCAAATCTCCGCACAAGAAAAACAGCCTGAGACCAAATTAACTGCGAAAGAATTCCTAGAAATGAAGTTAGACTCCGTCTTCCCTCTCATCCAAAACATGAGCAAACAGGAAGCGGATGTTCTGATCACACAGATCAGGGAAGAAGCCAGAAAATCCTGGGCCCAGTCCGATAATTATTTTTTCTTAGTGGAACACCTAACTACGATCAAAGCGATTGAAGAAGAGCAAAACAGATTAAAAGGCCTGCTTTGGGTCTATATTTTGGGTCTGGCTTTATTTTCAGGATTTGTTCTTTATGTCCTCTTCCGCCAGAGAAAGCTGATTAGCGAGTTAAACGAAATTATTAAGGACCGAGACTGAACAAAACCGCCGTCTAATTATATAATTCAGAAAGAAACATTCCTTTTTGTTTACTGGTTGTCATAAGAATAAGCCCGGAAAATTCTTTTTCCGGCGATTGTAATGTTTGTGTAAACCTTTTGTAACGGTTTTCTGACAATCTGATGGGATGGAACCTATCCAAATCCAAGGATCCTCCACCCCGACGACTAACGACAAAAATCCTCCGAGGCGTAGGAGAAAGAGCTTCAGCGAATTTATGAAAAATGCTTCCGGCAGCCCAGGCCAAAAAATCCTCGTAGTAGATGACGAAGAGGATATCGCAGAACTGATCAAATTTCATTTAGAAGAGAACGGCTACCAAGTAGACACCTGCCAAAACGGTTTAGAGGTGCTTCCTAGGATCGAAAAAAATATCCCAGACTTAGTAGTATTGGACTTAATGCTCCCAGGTATCGGGGGAATGGATCTTTGCAAAAGGATCAAAGAAAAATATTCTCTACCTATCATCATGGTTACCGCAAAATCCGGAGAGACAGACGCTGTCTTAGGACTGGAACTAGGTGCGGATGATTATGTTAGAAAACCGTTCTCCACTAGAGAACTCATCGCAAGAGTTCGTTCCGTACTGAGAAGATCGGGAGAAGGAGAAGATGAGCAAGACCAAGAAGGAAACATTACGGTCGGCAAAATTTTCCTGAATCCTAAGGCGCATAAAGTATTCATCAATAACGAAGAAATCGATCTTACATTGATCGAATATAAGATCCTCTATCTGTTTATGACCAATACAGGCGTTGCATTTACCAGAGATAAACTTTTAGATAAGGTTTGGGGTAAGGATATTTACGTGACGGATCGCGCTGTAGATGTTAATATTAAAAGACTCCGGGACAAACTAGGAGAAGAGAAGGAGAGGTTGGAAACCATCCGCGGGATCGGTTACAGATTCAATGAGGCGTAGCTTATTTTCTAAACTACTCTTAAGTAACTGGCTTCTACTCGTTTTCCTTATGGCTGTCGCGGGGATAGTCCTCTTTTTAGAGGACTTGATCAACCCTGACCTGAAGATACTTCTATTCTCCGCTTATATCTTATTGGCAATGTTTGGGACTTTTTATATGTCCTTCTCTATAGCCAGAAGTGTAACTCAAACGCTTAACCAGATCGAAATGAAAACCGGAGAGATCAACGCGGGAGATTTCGGCTCCGAGTTGAGTCTTCCTGAGATCCAAGAGTTAGCTGATCTTGCAGTCTCCATAAATTTGATGTCCGGACGTTTGAAACACCAATTCGTGGATCTTACCATCGAAAAGGAAAAGTTCGACTCAGTATTACAAAACTTGAAAGAAGGTGTATTCTCAGTAGACCTGGAAGGCTCCATCGTTTTTCAAAACAGAAGTATTCCCGGTTCCTTGATAGAACCTAATTCAGGTTCCAGAAAGGTGGAAGACGCAGTCAAAGATCCAAGACTTCTAGACTTTATCAAAAAGAATCTTTCCGGAAAGGGTGAACCTAAAACGGAACTGGATCTAAGCCAAAATTTTTACGCGATCAAAATGTATCCTCTTAGAACAAACGGAAACATCCTGATGTTCATCGGGGTAATCCGAAATATCACCGAAGAAAAACAATCTTATCTGATAAGAGAGCAGTTTGTTCAAAACGCTTCTCACGAATTAAAAACACCTATCACTTCTATCAAAGGTTATACTGAGACATTACTCGGTCGTTTGAAACTTTTGGAAGAAAGTCACGAGAAAAGATTTTTAGACGCGATCTCTAGAAACACGGATAGAATGGTCCGTATCGTAGAAGACATGCTTACGATCACTAGGATTGAAAACCAATCTGCAATCGCTCAACCTGAGGAATTTACATTAAAGTCTTTGGTAGAAAATCTTTCTTTCACTGTGGACGGTGTTATTTCTCCAAAGGGACAAAAGTTAGTAGTGGACATGCCTACTCCTCTTACTATCGCTGCAGACTGGGTTCTTTTGGAACATATGCTCTTAAATTTAATTTCGAACGCTTCTTCTTATTCTCCGGATGATAAAACAATCACTTTGAAGATCGCAAAAGTAGAACCTGACTCTGTGAATTTTCAGGTCATAGACCAAGGGATCGGGATCAAGGACGAGGATAAGGAAAGGATTTTTGAAAGATTCTTCCGGGTGGATAAGAATAGATCCAGAAAAGAAGGCGGAACAGGACTCGGGCTTTCTATCGTGAAACATATTGTTAGATTACATCACGGTTCTGTCAAAGTTTTCGATAATCCGGAAGGCGGGACTATCTTCTCGGTAACCCTTCCGTTAGTGTATTCTGAAATTTCAGAAGTTTGAAATCCGAGCATTTGCTCGTAATACGCTTTTCCTAAAACTGCCCTAAACCGAATATAGAGATTCTATATAGAAGTCGGTGATATAACCGTATCATCGAAAGATTTCCGGACTCCTCCGGGATCGAGGTTAGTACATGGATTATCCTAAGGGCTTTTTTTCGTTCGGTACGAATATTGGCATTAAAGACAAAACCAAAGACTTCGGGGTGATCTATTCCGAAAAACCCTGCAAGGCCGCAGCGGTATTTACTAAAAATAATTTCCCAGGAGCTCCAGTTATCGTAGGCAAAGAACATATACGAGACGGAGTATTGCAAGCAGTAGTTATCAATTCTAAAAACTCAAATGTCGCTACCGGAGAAAAAGGAATTTCAAACTCCAGGCAGATCTGTTCAGAGATCGCAAAGTCTCTCGGTATCGCTGAAACTTCCGTGCTTCCATCTTCTACAGGAGTGATTGGAGTTCCACTTCCTATGAATGTAATTCTTCCTGCATGTGCTCAGGCAAAATCGAATCTAAAGCCTGGTAATTTAGAAGAAGTGGCAGAAGCGATCATGACCACTGATACTCGCAAAAAAATTTCCGTAAGAAAGATCAAATCTTCTAATGGAGAAGCTGTCATCTTCGGTATGGCCAAAGGTGCAGGAATGATAGAGCCTAATATGGCGACTATGCTTTCTTATATTCTTACGGACGCCCAGATCGAAGGAGAAGTTTATCCGATCTTAAAAGACTGTGTGGACTTAAGTTTTAATTGTATCACGATAGATTCGGATACTTCTACCTCCGATACGGTTGCTTTACTTAGTAATGGTCTTGCAGGCCAAGTGGATGCAAACGAATTCAAATCGGCACTTTTAGAGATATGCACCGATCTTGCCAAAGAGGTGGCGAGAGATGGAGAAGGTGCGACCAAATTGATAGAAGTCCGCATTAAAAAATCCAAAGACGAATCCCAGGCTAGAAAGATCGGAAAATCCATCCTAAATTCTCCATTGATCAAAACCGCTATCTATGGCGGCGACCCGAATTGGGGAAGATTGGTAATGGCGGTAGGTAAAGTTTTTGATGAACCTATCCCATTCGACTCTTTGGAAATTTATTTCGGGGGTCTTCCTGTCAAAGGTGCGGATACGGAAACTCTTAAAAAATTATCGGAGTATCTAAAAAAGAATTCCGAGATCTTCGTCGATGTGGTATTGAATACCGGAAACAAAGAGATGGTGTTCTGGGGATGCGACCTTACCGAAGGTTACGTGAAGGAAAACGCATACTACACAACCTAAGTTTGTCGAATCCTTAACGAATCCCTGAAACGTGAAGACCTATTTTTCCGATCTGCGACTTATCTCTTCAGCTATTACCGTAGCTGTACGATTACTTTCGGTATTCGTTATTCTAGGTTTGTATGAACTCAGTATTTACATTCTTCCTAAGGAAATAGAATTCGTTAGTGAGATTGCAGTCTTAACCTGTTTGGTCTTTGGAGTTTTCGGGATATTACCTATCCAAGAAAAAATTTCCGGATTCTTAAAGTCTACATTCGTTTCAGAATATTTAAGCGACGATCCCGGTTCTTCCAGGCTCGCTCACAGAAGATTCGACTCGGAAGGATTGATCAAAAACGTATTTCCTGAATTAGTAAGATTAACCAATAGTAATTTCGGAAAATTAGCGATCTTAAAGAACGACCTGGTCCATTACGAATTATATACATACGCTCATAAAAAACAAAGAAAGGTAAACACATTCGAGGGAATTAACCCTAGAGCGGCACTTCTCACTTATATATTGAACAAAAGATCCGGAGCTATGATCGGTGAACCGGACCAAAACAAAATTATCAACGAAGACTTCGTAAGTTTAAGAGCGAATTTCATTCTTCCATTCGTGTTCAGAGAAAAACTTTTTGGATTTTTAGCGGTTTCTAATATTCCAAAAGACAATGTAAGACATGAACTTGGCTTTTTAGCCGGAAAATGTGCATTAGCGGTCCATAATCAGATTTTATCTTCTCAAATTGCGGAAAATAAAAAGTACAGAAAAGAATTGGAGAATGCAGGCAAGATCCGCAAGTTTTTAGAATCTCCGGAACCTCCTATGGTTGGAGATATTAAAATAGATCTATTGTCCAGAGAACCCGGAGAACTTCTGGAATTCTTCCAAAGTCCTTCCGGAGATTTTTATTTCGTATTCTTACGTTTAAGTGTAACCAATGCGGTTTCCGTTTTAGCTCTTTGTTATATATTAGGAACCTTATATTCTTCCAGATTGAACGGAGAGTCAAAGAATGTTCTTCAGATCAAATCATTGGTAGAAGATAATTTAAAAGAGATTTCTTGGACGGAAAGGTATGACCTCGCAGCAGGAATGGTAGAGAAAGAAACAGGCAAAATCTCTCTTCGATTCGTAGGAAAAAAATTCAAATTATTCGATGCATCTAAACCGGATAGGAATTTGGCGTCTATCGGCTGGGAGAATATAGAAACTCCAGGCAAAGATGCACTCTTCTTAACTTGGAATGACCGTAATATAATTTCATTCCAACATTTGGGGATACAGCCGTGAGAAATATTCTGATCGTATTTCTTTCAGTAATCCTATTCAGTTTGATCCTGTTCTCGGGATTATTGAACTCTTATTCTAAAGAAGCGAGACTTCCTTTTTATTTTTATCCAAATGGAAAGATCGCAGTTTCAGACGGATCGCATACGGATCTAGTCGGAATGAGGATAGACTTGATCGAATACGAGATAGTCCGACTAGGAATAGATTACGGATCATCAGGGCACTCATTTCATTTTTTTGCAAAAGAAGGAAGTATAGTAAAAAGTCTTTCTTTAGATATGAGATCCTCCTTCGAAGTATTGAAGGATTTTCTACCGGATATATTCCTATCTTTATTATATTTCTTAGTAGCGATCTGGTTTTTCTTTTATACGAGAGACTTATATATCTTCCTATTATTCGGATCTCTATCCTCCTTATTCTTATTTAACTTCTTCTTATTAGCGTTCCACGATTTTCTATTTCCATTTTTCTTCTTCTTATACTTCACAGGATTTTTGATCTTAGATGTTTCTTTTAGATTAAGAGGAAAAGAAATACCATCCAGATGGTTTGCTCCTCAGGTAATTTTCTCCTTAGTAGCGGGATTTGTAGGCCTTTCTCAAAAAGGAAATCCGGATCTGTTCCAATTCTTATCCGTGAACGGAATGTACTTCAACGTATTCTCTGCAGGGATCTGTATCCTGCAGTTGGTATTTCACACATTTAGGAATAAAGGGACTTTTCAGGAGGTTTTTAAGAAGTTAAGTATCGTTCTAGCATTCTTCTTAATTACGATCGTTCCGTTCTTAATGGCGGAATTCGGATCCACTAAAAGTTTTTTCATCATCCGTCCTTATCTGATGGCGGCTTTGATTTTGTTCCCTGTTTTGATCGTATTCGGAACTTACACTTACTCTTTAGTTCCGGTCCAGATCGCTTTTAGTTCTTCCTTAACTTCTATATATTCTATTTTAATTCTGACCTTCGGATATTTATTCGGTCTGGAATTTTTTGTAAGATGGAATCCAGGGTTTTTAGGAAAACACCAAAGAGAATGGAATTTATTCTATGTGGTGGCCGCCGCTTACTTTTTAGGTTCATTGAACAATAAATTGTATAAGTGGATAGATTATTGGAGTTTTAGAAATAATCCGAAACTTCACACCGCATTAGAAGAATTATCGGTAATGATCGGCGCTCCGATCTCTATGAGAGCCACGATCAATAGTTTGATCCGAAGACTAGTGGATGCTTTGGAAGTAAAAAAGCTCCAGATATTGATCCCAGCGGATAAATTTTCAGGAACAGACCTTAGAAATCTAAACTTCATTCGAATTCCTTACGGATCCGAGATCTGGACCTATTTCGAAGATCATACCGAGGTTACGATTACTTCTCACCTTGCGTATGGATTAGGGATTAGAGAGTCTGTGTTTAAATTTTTAAATCAGATGGAAGTCCAACTAGCGTATCCTTTATTCAATTTTGAAAAAGGAAAAGAGGTAATCGCAGTATTTTTAGTCGGAGAGAAGATCAATCGTAAGAATTTTACACTAGGTGAGCTTAGATTTTTAAAAGAATGTACTAGATTAGCATCTTTACTCATCCGAAACTACTCTCTACTAGTTGATGAAGTAGAGAAAAAAAGGATCGTTAGAGACCTGAATATGGCAGCGGTCTTGGATAAAACTCTTCATTTACCCGAGTTAGAGACCATAAAATCGGTTCAAGTAGGCTATTTTACTCTTCCTGCAGTGGGAATTTCAGGAGATTATCTAGATATACTCAAACTTTCTCCTAAAAAGCAGTTATTATTCTTAGGAGATGTATCCGGACATGGACTTGGGTCAGGTTATCTAGTTTCTGCGGTAAGAGGAATTATTCGCCGTCAATTGGGCAATTCTTCTTCTCTTCCTGATATTTTTAGAGCGATTAACTTGTTTTTGATCGAGAGATATAGAGGAAGTGAGTTCATGACTTCCATCGCAGGTATATATAACGCTAGCGACGGAGCGTTTTCATTCGTAAATGCAGGTCATACACCTCCGATTTGTATTCGAAAAGGTGGAAGAATAGAACTTAGAAACGAAACTCAAAGAGTTTTAGGTGTTCTACCAACGGATTATAGAATCTTAACTATTCATTTAAACCCGGGTGATAAATTAGTTTTGTTCACAGACGGAGTGACTGAAACGTTCGATGATAACGAAGAAATCTTCGGAGAAGAGAATCTTTTACGAATATTATCCTTAAATCACGATAAAGATGCTCAATCACTAGCTGATCTAATCAAAAAAACACTAGAAGAGTTTAGAAATTACAAAGAACCTAGCGATGATATCTCTTTTGTTTGTCTAGAAGTCTCCGAATAAGTATCACTTAGTGTGAAATCAACTTCTTAAAATTTTTTTCCTAAAATTAATTAAAATACTTTACAATGAAAAGTAAATTGCTTAATTATGTCACTATCCAAGAGCTTTCTTGATCTCTCATATTATATGAAGGGCAATAAAGTTCTAATACATGGAGGACGTCAATGGTTGCAAAAAAGAAAGCAGTCAAGAAAGCAGCTAAGAAAAAAGTAGCTAAGAAAAAAGCTGCTAAGAAGAAAGTTGCGAAAAAGAAATAACTAACTTCAACAACATCTCTTCCGTACTTGATACGGAAGAAATGAAGCTTAAAACCCGCTTCTTTGAGGCGGGTTTTTTCTTTTATAGCCCTTCTTTATTAGTATTTTCCGATTTTCTAACGGATTCTGTTGTAAAAATACAACACTTTAGGTTTGATCTCTTAAAGATTTAGAGATTTCATCACGTCTTTCATCTCATCTCTGAAATCCGGCAGTGTATTTCCGTAATTTTTAATTAGTTTAGCCTCTCCTTCTTCTGAAATTTCGAATAATCTATACTCTTTTTCAGTTTTAGGAGAGTTCTCTAGCTTAAAAAACTTAATAGCATGCTTGCTATAGCGGTTATAAGCGGTGAATTTATGATAATAGAAGCCTTCTTTCTTAGCATTAACGGGGTAAGGAAGGTAATACTCGGCTCCTAATACTAGAATATTCGGAGTAACCACTGCCATTCTAGTCCAAGTAGCGAGATTTAAGGGATAATTCTCTTCTAGATAAGACTTTTTATGGTTCTTTTCCCAAACGTTTAGGATCTTTTTGCGGCTTTCATCCGCTTGTTTATATCTTTCTAGACCGTTCAAACAGATTTCCATTAAAGATAGAAGCTGTAATGACTCGGAATTAGATGATTGAAGTTCCTTTTGTACTAGTTTTTTAGCGGAGATGAAGTCCTGAGAGTATATATTCTCCCAAATTTTTTCGATATTCGCTGCAGAAGTCTTATCTTGAGCGTTTAAACTTAGATTTAAAAAGCTAAACGCTGAGAATAAGCCTAGAATAATTAGAGATCGTTTAAAGATAAAGGTCTTCATTCCAAAAACTGTCCGATCAGATCGTAGATTGTCTCTCCGGATTATGGATCCACTTGGATTGAGTGGAATCTAATAAGGAAAAGAACTCTTCTGCGCCTTTTTCTTCTATAAAAACTCTTTCTTCCTCTGAAACAGGGATCATAGCCAGAAATTTGATCGGATTTCCTCTTTCTGACTTCAGATCG encodes:
- a CDS encoding HAMP domain-containing sensor histidine kinase: MRRSLFSKLLLSNWLLLVFLMAVAGIVLFLEDLINPDLKILLFSAYILLAMFGTFYMSFSIARSVTQTLNQIEMKTGEINAGDFGSELSLPEIQELADLAVSINLMSGRLKHQFVDLTIEKEKFDSVLQNLKEGVFSVDLEGSIVFQNRSIPGSLIEPNSGSRKVEDAVKDPRLLDFIKKNLSGKGEPKTELDLSQNFYAIKMYPLRTNGNILMFIGVIRNITEEKQSYLIREQFVQNASHELKTPITSIKGYTETLLGRLKLLEESHEKRFLDAISRNTDRMVRIVEDMLTITRIENQSAIAQPEEFTLKSLVENLSFTVDGVISPKGQKLVVDMPTPLTIAADWVLLEHMLLNLISNASSYSPDDKTITLKIAKVEPDSVNFQVIDQGIGIKDEDKERIFERFFRVDKNRSRKEGGTGLGLSIVKHIVRLHHGSVKVFDNPEGGTIFSVTLPLVYSEISEV
- a CDS encoding LIMLP_16695 family PerRB-regulated protein; translation: MSKIKDLFNSDIRTSYLKESWKEEDWYESLAGRPGIEQKIPYFKKETSSLKVAVLSR
- a CDS encoding ribonuclease D; the protein is MQIQSDYIVVDNVRSLQLALITLSQSDCLSIDTESSGYYTYYSKVCLIQISSKGKNYIFDPIRLDDLSGLGPLFENPSILKIFHSASDDIKALKRDFGFKFINIADTMFSSRLLDLEQNSLLYLVEHYHKVKLSKKEQKSNWEKRPLEKSQLQYAALDTVYLESIWTKMSEELGKRKLLDEAVSEFAKIAEEEPEPFEGFSINLEKFPNVLELGSDERRALHDTLGFRDEKAKKLNKAPFRVWNNDKVLELVKSRGELNKLVDIVGKKDAENLYQVYKNPSGPPIQKNDLFKRSTEDLAGEEADRFKRLRQWRETIMSIRRMGHNLMPSNKNIAEIAKRNPKSIEELKELGIFSNWKVENYGPSIIAAMQSKPYETTLSGLIPIKKKFD
- a CDS encoding NUDIX hydrolase, coding for MIRLELDKLKKELPLLPEGEPNLPEDVAHSSVVMPVFHKNGQDGFLLQKRNPNLASHPGQISFPGGVKDLEDKDLLHTALREWEEEMGAPDKELSVIGNYRGQLTHTGFHITPFLAKYSGDFRFEFNPEEVERIIILELDRLWEAPFYSIKGRRKPDSPLLEVFYFDIEEGLLWGATARIIVDFLREHAGFDRSPILRTPNLSSAPFLDVKKYE
- a CDS encoding response regulator, producing MKNASGSPGQKILVVDDEEDIAELIKFHLEENGYQVDTCQNGLEVLPRIEKNIPDLVVLDLMLPGIGGMDLCKRIKEKYSLPIIMVTAKSGETDAVLGLELGADDYVRKPFSTRELIARVRSVLRRSGEGEDEQDQEGNITVGKIFLNPKAHKVFINNEEIDLTLIEYKILYLFMTNTGVAFTRDKLLDKVWGKDIYVTDRAVDVNIKRLRDKLGEEKERLETIRGIGYRFNEA
- a CDS encoding RNA polymerase sigma factor; its protein translation is MKPEEPILCDPEDWANIQKVLAGDFESFEQLVLKYEAMVYSQAKKAFRNEAEAEDFTQDVFLKAFEGLSTFRGKSKFSTWVFSIARNEIIRRYRKEHPEIDAPIDTLSSDKLGDNFSSQESEVLEKETTEKIRSLVNKLPELYRKPISLHYFENMSYKDISENLNLKMNTLKSYIFRGKEILRDWLKKDDEHGKR
- the argJ gene encoding bifunctional glutamate N-acetyltransferase/amino-acid acetyltransferase ArgJ, whose translation is MDYPKGFFSFGTNIGIKDKTKDFGVIYSEKPCKAAAVFTKNNFPGAPVIVGKEHIRDGVLQAVVINSKNSNVATGEKGISNSRQICSEIAKSLGIAETSVLPSSTGVIGVPLPMNVILPACAQAKSNLKPGNLEEVAEAIMTTDTRKKISVRKIKSSNGEAVIFGMAKGAGMIEPNMATMLSYILTDAQIEGEVYPILKDCVDLSFNCITIDSDTSTSDTVALLSNGLAGQVDANEFKSALLEICTDLAKEVARDGEGATKLIEVRIKKSKDESQARKIGKSILNSPLIKTAIYGGDPNWGRLVMAVGKVFDEPIPFDSLEIYFGGLPVKGADTETLKKLSEYLKKNSEIFVDVVLNTGNKEMVFWGCDLTEGYVKENAYYTT
- a CDS encoding PP2C family protein-serine/threonine phosphatase, encoding MRNILIVFLSVILFSLILFSGLLNSYSKEARLPFYFYPNGKIAVSDGSHTDLVGMRIDLIEYEIVRLGIDYGSSGHSFHFFAKEGSIVKSLSLDMRSSFEVLKDFLPDIFLSLLYFLVAIWFFFYTRDLYIFLLFGSLSSLFLFNFFLLAFHDFLFPFFFFLYFTGFLILDVSFRLRGKEIPSRWFAPQVIFSLVAGFVGLSQKGNPDLFQFLSVNGMYFNVFSAGICILQLVFHTFRNKGTFQEVFKKLSIVLAFFLITIVPFLMAEFGSTKSFFIIRPYLMAALILFPVLIVFGTYTYSLVPVQIAFSSSLTSIYSILILTFGYLFGLEFFVRWNPGFLGKHQREWNLFYVVAAAYFLGSLNNKLYKWIDYWSFRNNPKLHTALEELSVMIGAPISMRATINSLIRRLVDALEVKKLQILIPADKFSGTDLRNLNFIRIPYGSEIWTYFEDHTEVTITSHLAYGLGIRESVFKFLNQMEVQLAYPLFNFEKGKEVIAVFLVGEKINRKNFTLGELRFLKECTRLASLLIRNYSLLVDEVEKKRIVRDLNMAAVLDKTLHLPELETIKSVQVGYFTLPAVGISGDYLDILKLSPKKQLLFLGDVSGHGLGSGYLVSAVRGIIRRQLGNSSSLPDIFRAINLFLIERYRGSEFMTSIAGIYNASDGAFSFVNAGHTPPICIRKGGRIELRNETQRVLGVLPTDYRILTIHLNPGDKLVLFTDGVTETFDDNEEIFGEENLLRILSLNHDKDAQSLADLIKKTLEEFRNYKEPSDDISFVCLEVSE